The Coregonus clupeaformis isolate EN_2021a unplaced genomic scaffold, ASM2061545v1 scaf3229, whole genome shotgun sequence DNA segment AAGTAAATTCGCTACTGCGACTTCAACTTGACTACTCAACCCACCTAGCTCTCCAAAAGCGCAAAGTACCTTTCTATGACTGCCACACATTGAGTGGGTTTATACACAACTATTTCGATATTCTGTGCCCACATGAGGCCTTGCATGAACAACAACACCTGctaggcctcgtttgccatagcaggctagcgtTAGATTACAACGTGCCTATAACatgtcactcttgactttggcgtcAATTATTGCCGCGTAAAGGGCGGCGGCGTCcaattgcgcgtaaagggccgcggcgtcctattgcgcgtaaagggccgcgGCGTCCTATTGTGCGCGTAAAGGGGCGGCGGCGCCCTATtggcgcgtaaagggccggcggcgtccctattgcgcataaaggggcCGGCAGcgtctattgcgcgtaaagggcggcggcgtctattgcgcgtaaagggccggcggcgtcctattgcgcgtaaagggccgggcggcgtcctattgcgcgtaatGGGCCGGGCGGCGtcttgcgcgtaaagggccggcggcgtctattgcgcgtaaagggcggcGGCGTCCcaattgcgcgtaaagggccggcggcgtctattgcgcgtaaagggccggcggcgtcctattgcgcgtaaagggccggcggcgtcctattgcggcgtaaagggccggcggcgtccctattgcgcgtaaagggccggcggcgtccctattgcgcgtaaagggccgggcggcgtcctattgcgcgtaaaggggccggcggcgtcctattgcgcgtaaagggccggcggcgtccctATTGCGTGTAAAGGGCCGGGCGGCGGCCCTATTGCGCGCGCGCACCGGGAGTTTGAATTTTGGAGAGGCCGCGCCTCCCATCCAATGGCCAACGGAGGAGGCCTGCGcgacgggccaatcggggtggtggggagatggtgtccaatcagcaggccCCACTGCCGGCTATATAATCTTCACttaggcatttcgaggctatactcgaCTGTCAGagaagcgccatggccagaaccaagcaaaccgctcgcaaatccaccggtGGCAAAGCCCCCAGGAAGCAGCTTGCCACTAAGGCTGCTCGCAAGAGTGCCCCGGCCACCGGCGGTGTGAAGAAGCCTCaccgttacaggcccggcaccgtggctctgagagagatccgtcgttaccagaagtccactgagctgctcatccgcaagctgcccttccagcgcctggtgcgagaaatcgcccaggacttcaagaccgacctgcgctccagagctccgccgtgatggccctgcaggaggctagcgaggcttacctggtcggcctgttcgaggacaccaacctgtgcgccatccacgccaagcgggtgaccatcatgcccaaggacatccagctggcccgccgTATTCGCGGAGAGCGCGCATAAATGAGGATGACCTGAACTCCAAAATCCCCAAAGGCTCTTTTTAAGAgccacctccatatttccatcaaaaaggcacaattgttccatgtatacacgcacctctacattacccaccatgtatgttgttcactaacacgtctaaaagctacgtattgcaccttttcgttgcctgaagtctagcttcaatgtgtgtgtgtatatatatatatatatatatatacaaccatATATATACAACcgtctggcatcatccacttcctttggactatagtagcacagtaaaatgttttataaaggagggggaaaagaaacgagtgataatataggccgaatagttacaagaattgtgttcagatgaataattgacactattagttgtgtgtcattagttgccttgaatgcagtccagaagaaacattgcatgccaacttactttgaaagtcccatgttgcagtgctgctgagagactcatgcagaggcccaaactttacagtggagcatggaggccatcttgtggttaaatttgggtactgcacaccatggttatttgctctttagagagagcatataacagaggcgcgctttctgtgccactggcctcaatcaggtcggccAAATGCAGATAATAGCGCACCGCGCACGGGTGCTGAAGTCATTCATTCACTTCAACTCAACTACCGAACACACCATGTCTGGAAGAGGCAAAGGCGGTAAGGGACTCGGAAAAGGAGGCGCCAAGCGTCACCGCAAAGTTCTCCGCGATAACATCCAGGGAATCACCAAACCCGCTATCCGCCGTCTTGCTCGCCGCGGTGGCGTGAAGCGTATTTCCGGTCTGATCTACGAGGAGACCCGCGGTGTCCTGAAAGTGTTCCTGGAGAACGTGATCCGTGACGCAGTCACCTACACCGAGCACGCCAAGAGGAAGACCGTTACCGCCATGGACGTGGTCTACGCTCTGAAACGTCAGGGACGCACCCTGTACGGTTTCGGCGGTTAAACGCGCTCTCTTCGGAACCTCAACACCCCGACTCggacccaaaggctcttttaagagccacccataTCCGCTTCAAAAGGGCCCATTCCAtatagtgttttttttttcttcagtatGCTATTTAGTAGGAAAGTATGAGCCACTTCGAGTGGACAGGGAGTATTAATTAGAGGATTCTAATGTCCCTTCCAGTTTTAGCGCACAGAGGGAGGCCTATATCTGACAGTGGCAAAGTGTAGTGACGTTGTTATTTTGGGTCAagcaatagtggaatttggacaACATAAAGCCACCACGAGTCGGTAGACGTGGCTTGAAAAGAGGGGGacagcgcgcgcacacacacacagtccaaaatGCGAGCCCTATGTCTGACGGTGCCAAAGTGGGCAATTCTATCACCAGCATTATTTGGCACAACAATCGTGCCATTTGGACAACTATCAAAGGCCCCCTTTTGAAACACACAATCCCCCATCGGTCACAGAGCATAggctatagagaggagggagggggtgaggaccCGCGCGCGCGCACCCCCAATTGTCGAGTCACGCTGCGGAGTCAAGCAGGTGAACAATATATTAGTAGAGACAgccaacctacctacctaccagaagacaacacacaatctcactgtgtagaaatagtaggctacaaatacaacaacaacaacactcacaatgccagtgcacaaaaagtactaatacaataacacacacacacagtgcaagtaagcatgtcgtaggactgtttataccatgtggatcctgtacatacgacgaaTACAACCTGAAACTTGAGGTACAACACTAGTCTCAGCCAGGCCTCACAGGTGCATGTGTTTTAAGGTCCCCAAAAGAGCGCTTCTTTAAAACACCCCTGACCACATCAGGGGACCCCAAACCATTTGATTCCCTTGCCAGACATCTCGGCTCACTACACAACAAGTGCTGCTCGCAATCGGATGCACTTTTAGGCCATTTAGGAGACAAATAGCACAGATAAACCAGTGCGCACCGCTCCACCCGACAGTCGAACGGTGAGGTTTTGAGCGAGTCGCAACAAAATGCACGGCCCTTCCGCGGGCCACATGACTTTATTCTGAACGGAGACAAGTCTGCTCGCTGGGCCGTTCGCTTTTGGACCAAAAACACGTCTCCGTCGGTGACTTTTGGGCCGATATAGGCGAACAGAAAACACAAGTGAAAGAGCATTTGGCCAGCCCAGAGAAGCCGAGCTGGGTGCCTTGAGTCTACATGGTTCTCATGTCGCGTTTAAGGCCAGCCCCCCTGCTCCGTGTGGAGCTTCAATAGC contains these protein-coding regions:
- the LOC121558355 gene encoding histone H4 — its product is MSGRGKGGKGLGKGGAKRHRKVLRDNIQGITKPAIRRLARRGGVKRISGLIYEETRGVLKVFLENVIRDAVTYTEHAKRKTVTAMDVVYALKRQGRTLYGFGG